Proteins from one Caulobacter sp. 73W genomic window:
- a CDS encoding NAD(P)/FAD-dependent oxidoreductase, with protein sequence MNQRVVIAGGGAVGLAAAASLARRGVQVVVCDSAPLGDNASGVAAGMLAPAMETAFDPSTAGHYPMLNAARGLWPAFAQAHGVMLDSSGAVAVGEPAVVETWARRLSEAGAPFEYLTAAEAGALVPGLAEGLGGLRSREDLRLRAPQALTALKASAGADGAQFVDRLVTGWTDSEAVLADGRTLAADWLVIATGGGHELEAIAPELAAVSPIKGQIAQARDVVFDGPVLRGEGIYVCPSPDGVIVGATMEQGRSDRAVDPEVIETLTARASRLLPALKDARFEASAAVRGATADGMPLVGPVATPGVILAVGARRNGWLLAPVIANMIAAYVDNEDAGPLAARFDPRRF encoded by the coding sequence ATGAACCAGCGAGTTGTCATCGCCGGCGGCGGCGCCGTCGGACTCGCCGCGGCGGCGAGCCTCGCACGACGCGGCGTCCAAGTGGTCGTATGTGATTCCGCGCCCCTGGGCGACAACGCCTCGGGCGTGGCGGCCGGAATGCTGGCGCCGGCCATGGAGACAGCCTTCGATCCGTCGACGGCGGGGCACTATCCCATGCTCAATGCGGCTAGAGGGCTGTGGCCCGCCTTCGCCCAGGCCCATGGCGTCATGCTCGACAGCTCCGGCGCGGTGGCCGTGGGCGAGCCGGCGGTCGTCGAGACCTGGGCGCGGCGGTTGTCCGAGGCGGGGGCTCCCTTCGAATACCTGACAGCGGCGGAGGCGGGAGCGTTGGTTCCTGGCCTGGCCGAGGGATTGGGCGGTCTGCGGTCGCGAGAAGACCTGCGTCTTCGCGCGCCCCAGGCTTTGACGGCGTTGAAGGCGTCGGCGGGGGCGGATGGCGCGCAGTTCGTGGATCGACTGGTGACCGGCTGGACTGACAGTGAGGCGGTGCTGGCCGACGGCCGGACCCTAGCCGCCGATTGGCTGGTGATCGCCACCGGCGGCGGGCATGAGCTGGAGGCCATCGCTCCCGAACTGGCCGCCGTGTCGCCGATCAAGGGGCAGATCGCCCAGGCGCGGGATGTCGTGTTCGATGGCCCGGTGCTGCGCGGCGAGGGCATCTATGTCTGCCCGTCGCCCGACGGCGTGATCGTCGGCGCGACCATGGAGCAGGGGCGCTCGGACCGGGCGGTGGACCCTGAAGTCATCGAGACGCTGACGGCGCGGGCTTCGCGATTGCTGCCCGCCTTGAAGGACGCGCGGTTCGAGGCCTCGGCCGCCGTGCGCGGGGCGACCGCCGACGGGATGCCGCTGGTCGGGCCGGTTGCTACGCCGGGCGTCATCCTGGCGGTGGGCGCGCGTCGCAACGGCTGGCTTCTGGCGCCGGTCATCGCCAATATGATCGCCGCTTATGTAGACAATGAAGACGCCGGCCCCTTGGCCGCCCGGTTCGACCCGAGGCGCTTCTAG
- a CDS encoding HutD family protein, translating into MQIFRNADRVATPWRNGGGMTVEIVARPDGAGFDDMDWRASLARVDQDGPFSAFPGIDRVLTVVEGGLSLSLDGGPAVNVDAETSPLSFAGETAIEAKTTPEGASVLNVFVRRDRWRANAERLTVSAPRSFPVDSQALVYAIDAVTVRVDETAEALEAGDVLEAPAALRLSAPGASARVVVIRLSPAV; encoded by the coding sequence GTGCAGATCTTTCGCAATGCAGACCGTGTCGCCACGCCCTGGCGCAACGGCGGCGGCATGACCGTCGAAATCGTCGCCCGCCCCGACGGCGCCGGCTTCGACGACATGGATTGGCGCGCCAGCCTGGCGCGGGTGGACCAGGACGGCCCCTTCTCGGCCTTCCCCGGCATCGACCGGGTTCTGACCGTGGTCGAGGGCGGCCTCAGCCTTAGCCTCGACGGCGGCCCGGCGGTCAATGTCGATGCGGAAACCTCGCCTCTGTCCTTCGCCGGCGAGACGGCGATCGAAGCCAAGACCACGCCCGAAGGCGCGAGCGTCCTGAACGTGTTCGTCCGCCGCGACCGCTGGCGCGCCAACGCCGAACGCCTGACCGTCTCGGCGCCCCGTTCGTTTCCCGTGGACAGCCAGGCGCTGGTTTACGCCATCGACGCCGTGACCGTACGCGTGGACGAGACGGCCGAGGCTCTGGAAGCGGGCGATGTCCTCGAAGCCCCCGCGGCGCTGCGCCTGTCCGCGCCCGGCGCCTCGGCGCGGGTGGTGGTGATCCGGCTGTCGCCCGCCGTCTAG
- a CDS encoding TetR family transcriptional regulator produces the protein MGVQPRTRNAAATRAAILGAARARFSREAYDSVGVRDVAADAGVDPALISRYFGSKEDLFVEVCSTGDPSDLFTVERDRFGVHVAHMMLREPQDSEKLDCFLIMLRSSASPKASEAIRVMGRDRFYDRLEAYLGGPNAKVCGKIVGSIIMGLSISRALIPDFDLDETQLAELERRLADIIQRCID, from the coding sequence GTGGGTGTTCAGCCTCGCACGCGCAATGCCGCAGCTACGCGCGCCGCAATTTTGGGCGCAGCTCGCGCACGATTCTCACGCGAGGCTTATGACAGCGTCGGGGTGCGGGACGTGGCGGCGGACGCTGGCGTCGATCCGGCGCTGATCTCGCGCTATTTCGGCTCGAAGGAAGATCTGTTCGTCGAGGTCTGCAGCACCGGCGATCCCAGCGACCTGTTCACGGTCGAGCGCGACAGGTTCGGCGTCCATGTGGCTCACATGATGCTGCGCGAACCGCAGGACAGCGAAAAGCTGGATTGCTTCCTCATCATGCTGCGCTCATCAGCTTCGCCCAAGGCGTCGGAAGCCATCCGCGTCATGGGGCGCGACCGGTTCTATGACCGGCTGGAGGCTTATCTTGGCGGACCGAACGCCAAGGTCTGCGGCAAGATCGTCGGTTCGATCATCATGGGGCTGAGCATCTCGCGCGCCCTGATCCCCGACTTCGATCTGGATGAGACCCAGCTGGCGGAGCTGGAGCGCCGCCTGGCCGACATCATCCAGCGCTGCATCGACTAG
- a CDS encoding efflux RND transporter periplasmic adaptor subunit — MRKILAVAAIGATGIVLTACGPKAAQPQGGPPQVSVATPLQERVVDWNDFVGRFEAPQSVQVRARAGGYIQAIHFRDGQQVKAGQLLFTLDPRPAQAALAAAKAQADQARADLKRAESLLSATAISREEFETRRAAAQVAEAGLRARELDLEFTRVTAPVSGTVSDRRVDAGNVISGGTSNADVLTTIVSTSPIHFTFESSEAQLLTQQRQSGRGTGRVKVRLQDEADYRWTGTVDFSDNAVDASSGSFRMRAVVANPNGFLKPGMFGRARVEGSGAYNAMLIPQEAVVADGARKVAYVVAGDGTVTVKPLQLGPLSGGLRVVKTGLRPDDRVIINGIQRAQPGQKVAPAKATISRKEGGESPPQLAAPAPAATATPVQ, encoded by the coding sequence ATGCGCAAGATCCTCGCCGTCGCCGCCATCGGCGCGACCGGAATCGTCCTGACCGCCTGCGGTCCGAAGGCTGCTCAGCCTCAAGGCGGTCCGCCCCAGGTGTCTGTCGCAACGCCTTTGCAGGAGCGCGTCGTCGACTGGAACGATTTCGTCGGCCGCTTCGAGGCGCCGCAGTCGGTTCAGGTCCGCGCCCGCGCCGGCGGCTACATCCAGGCCATCCACTTCCGCGACGGCCAGCAGGTGAAGGCCGGCCAACTGCTGTTCACCCTGGACCCCCGCCCCGCCCAGGCCGCCCTCGCCGCCGCCAAGGCCCAGGCTGATCAAGCCCGCGCCGACCTGAAGCGCGCCGAAAGCCTGCTGTCGGCCACCGCCATCTCCCGCGAGGAGTTCGAGACCCGCCGCGCCGCCGCCCAGGTGGCCGAGGCCGGCCTGCGCGCCCGCGAACTGGACCTGGAATTCACCCGCGTCACCGCCCCGGTGTCCGGCACTGTCTCCGACCGCCGCGTGGACGCCGGCAACGTCATCTCGGGCGGCACGTCCAACGCCGACGTGCTGACGACCATCGTCTCCACCAGCCCGATCCACTTCACCTTCGAGTCCTCGGAAGCCCAGCTCCTGACCCAGCAGCGTCAGTCCGGCCGCGGCACGGGCCGGGTGAAAGTCCGCCTGCAGGACGAGGCCGACTATCGCTGGACCGGCACGGTCGACTTCTCCGACAACGCCGTGGACGCCAGCTCCGGCTCCTTCCGCATGCGCGCCGTGGTCGCCAACCCCAACGGCTTCCTGAAGCCGGGCATGTTCGGCCGCGCCCGCGTCGAGGGCTCGGGCGCCTACAACGCCATGCTTATCCCGCAGGAGGCCGTGGTCGCCGACGGGGCCCGCAAGGTCGCCTATGTGGTGGCCGGCGACGGCACGGTCACTGTGAAGCCCCTTCAGCTCGGCCCGCTCAGCGGCGGCCTGCGCGTGGTCAAGACAGGCCTGCGCCCCGACGACCGGGTGATCATCAACGGCATCCAGCGCGCCCAGCCTGGCCAGAAGGTCGCGCCGGCCAAAGCCACGATCTCGCGCAAGGAGGGCGGTGAATCCCCGCCGCAGCTCGCCGCGCCCGCCCCCGCCGCAACCGCGACGCCGGTCCAGTAG
- a CDS encoding efflux RND transporter permease subunit yields the protein MRLSHFFIDRPIFAVVISVFISLIGAFAYPLLPLAQYPEIAPPTIAVAATYPGASAEVLAETVAAPIEQEINGVEDMLYMTSSSANGLAQITVTFKPGTDLDAAQVLVQNRVALAEPRLPEQVRQIGVQVNKQSTGFLMLVALTSKDPNTDIDYIGNYANATLRDQLLRIEGVGGVQVFGGGLYSMRVWIDPSRAAARDLTAAEIVTALRTQNVQVAAGSVGQPPFGGNTAMEMPVQVEGRLSDPEEFADVVIKTDASGRVTRVRDVARVELGSQDYGIRGYFSGDRGIGMAIIQQPGSNALATAERVLATVEEAKASFPQGVTYSIPYNPTEYVAASVESVQHTLVEAIVLVVIVVLVFLQTWRAAIIPIIAIPVALVGTFAVQLALGFSINSLSLFALVLAVGIVVDDAIVVVENVERNLRMGMTPREAAYRTMDEVSGALIAIGLVLTAVFVPTAFVSGIPGQFYRQFAVTITAASLISLLVSLTLSPALAALLLKPHKEGHENQGPRWLRPLQYAGKRFNDGFDWLSDRYGRLTSRLIRASMIVLIVYGGLLLVTGWRLGATPGGFIPQQDQGVLIGVVQMPPGASLERTDALLAQTAKAVSEMPGVESVASFAGLDGASFSQASNAGTMFVRLKDWDERGSDLSADNLAGAIMQKMGAVQEASVFVLSPPPVQGLGNGGGFKMMVQDRSGAGYPALEGASFAMMGAAAQDPELQQVFTQFNTRSPRVAADIDRDKALLLGVQPSEIYSTLGTYLGSNYINDFNMLGRTFRVTAQAEPTQRDDVADIGDLKVRSTSGGMVPLGSVANLRDDTGPVRVVRFNLFPAAELQGQAAPGVSSAQAIEKMESMAAQTLPKGFSYEWTELAFQEKASGNTAALIFGLAVVFVFLVLAAQYEAFTLPLAVILIVPMCILAAIIGVNIRGLDNNILVQIGFVVLVGLAAKNAILIVEFAKQAEEQDGQDRFEAAVTAARTRLRPILMTSFAFILGVVPLMLATGPGAEMRQSLGTSVFSGMLGVTFFGLIFTPVFYVVCRWIAQRLPKPAAKERTYPTTGGSTPHDPVTDNDGAH from the coding sequence ATGCGCCTTTCGCACTTCTTCATCGACCGACCGATCTTCGCGGTCGTCATCTCGGTGTTCATCAGCCTGATCGGCGCCTTCGCCTATCCGCTGCTGCCGCTCGCCCAGTATCCCGAGATCGCCCCGCCGACCATCGCGGTCGCCGCCACCTATCCCGGCGCCTCCGCCGAGGTGCTGGCCGAGACCGTGGCCGCGCCGATCGAGCAGGAGATCAACGGCGTCGAGGACATGCTCTACATGACCTCCTCGTCGGCCAACGGCCTGGCGCAGATCACCGTCACCTTCAAGCCGGGCACCGACCTCGACGCCGCCCAGGTGCTGGTCCAGAACCGCGTCGCCCTCGCCGAACCGCGCCTGCCCGAGCAGGTGCGCCAGATCGGCGTGCAGGTGAACAAGCAATCCACCGGCTTCCTGATGCTGGTCGCCCTGACCAGCAAGGACCCCAACACCGACATCGACTACATCGGCAACTACGCCAACGCGACGCTGCGCGACCAACTGCTGCGCATCGAGGGCGTGGGCGGCGTGCAGGTGTTCGGCGGCGGCCTTTACTCCATGCGCGTCTGGATCGATCCCAGCCGCGCCGCCGCCCGCGACCTGACCGCGGCCGAGATCGTCACCGCCCTGCGCACCCAAAACGTGCAGGTCGCCGCCGGCTCCGTCGGCCAGCCTCCCTTCGGCGGAAACACCGCCATGGAGATGCCGGTCCAGGTCGAAGGCCGCCTGTCCGATCCGGAAGAGTTCGCCGACGTGGTCATCAAGACCGACGCCAGCGGCCGCGTGACCCGCGTCCGTGACGTGGCCCGCGTGGAGCTCGGCTCTCAGGACTACGGCATCCGCGGTTACTTCAGCGGCGATCGCGGCATCGGCATGGCGATCATCCAGCAGCCCGGCTCCAACGCCCTGGCCACCGCCGAGCGCGTCCTGGCCACCGTCGAGGAAGCCAAGGCGAGCTTCCCGCAGGGCGTCACCTATTCGATCCCCTACAACCCGACCGAATATGTCGCCGCCTCGGTGGAGTCGGTGCAGCACACCCTGGTCGAGGCCATCGTGCTGGTGGTCATCGTCGTGCTGGTCTTCCTCCAGACTTGGCGCGCCGCGATCATCCCGATCATCGCCATCCCCGTCGCCCTGGTCGGCACCTTCGCGGTGCAGCTGGCGCTGGGCTTCTCGATCAACTCCCTGTCCCTGTTCGCCCTCGTCCTCGCCGTCGGCATCGTCGTCGATGACGCCATCGTCGTGGTCGAGAACGTTGAGCGGAATCTCCGAATGGGCATGACGCCTAGGGAGGCCGCCTATCGGACCATGGACGAAGTGTCGGGCGCCCTTATCGCCATCGGCCTCGTGCTGACCGCGGTGTTCGTGCCGACCGCCTTCGTCTCGGGCATCCCGGGCCAGTTCTACCGTCAGTTCGCGGTGACCATCACGGCCGCCTCGCTGATCTCGCTGCTCGTCTCGCTGACCCTGTCTCCGGCCCTCGCCGCGCTGCTGCTCAAGCCGCACAAGGAAGGCCACGAGAACCAGGGCCCGCGCTGGCTGCGCCCGCTGCAGTACGCCGGCAAGCGCTTCAACGACGGCTTCGACTGGCTGAGCGACCGCTATGGCCGCCTCACCTCCCGCCTGATCCGCGCCAGCATGATCGTTCTGATCGTCTATGGCGGCCTGCTGCTGGTCACCGGCTGGCGTCTCGGCGCCACCCCTGGCGGCTTCATCCCGCAGCAGGACCAGGGCGTGCTCATCGGCGTCGTTCAGATGCCGCCCGGCGCCTCGCTGGAACGCACGGACGCCCTGCTCGCCCAGACGGCAAAGGCCGTTTCGGAAATGCCCGGGGTGGAAAGCGTCGCGTCCTTCGCCGGCCTCGATGGCGCCAGCTTCTCGCAGGCCTCCAACGCGGGCACCATGTTCGTCCGCCTGAAGGACTGGGACGAGCGCGGCTCCGACCTGTCCGCCGACAACCTGGCCGGCGCCATCATGCAGAAGATGGGCGCCGTTCAGGAGGCCAGCGTCTTCGTCCTGTCGCCCCCGCCCGTTCAGGGCCTGGGCAACGGCGGCGGCTTCAAGATGATGGTCCAGGACCGTTCTGGCGCCGGCTATCCGGCCCTGGAAGGCGCGTCCTTCGCCATGATGGGCGCCGCCGCCCAGGACCCTGAGCTGCAACAGGTCTTCACCCAGTTCAACACCCGCTCGCCCCGCGTGGCGGCCGACATCGACCGCGACAAGGCCCTGCTGCTCGGCGTCCAGCCCAGCGAGATCTACTCCACGCTCGGCACCTATCTGGGCTCAAACTACATCAACGACTTCAACATGCTGGGCCGCACCTTCCGCGTGACCGCTCAGGCCGAGCCTACCCAGCGCGACGACGTCGCGGACATCGGCGACCTCAAGGTCCGCTCGACGTCCGGCGGCATGGTCCCGCTCGGCTCGGTGGCCAACCTGCGCGACGACACCGGCCCGGTGCGCGTGGTGCGCTTCAACCTGTTCCCCGCGGCTGAGCTGCAGGGCCAGGCGGCGCCGGGCGTCTCGTCGGCCCAGGCCATCGAGAAGATGGAGTCCATGGCCGCCCAGACCCTGCCCAAGGGCTTCAGCTACGAGTGGACGGAACTGGCGTTCCAGGAAAAGGCGTCGGGCAACACCGCCGCGCTGATCTTCGGCCTCGCCGTCGTCTTCGTCTTCCTGGTGCTGGCCGCCCAGTACGAGGCCTTCACCCTGCCCCTGGCGGTCATCCTGATCGTGCCGATGTGCATTCTCGCGGCCATCATCGGGGTGAACATCCGCGGCCTGGACAACAACATCCTGGTCCAAATCGGGTTCGTGGTGCTCGTCGGCCTCGCCGCCAAGAACGCCATCCTGATCGTGGAGTTCGCCAAGCAGGCCGAGGAGCAGGACGGTCAGGACCGCTTCGAGGCGGCCGTCACCGCCGCCCGCACGCGCCTGCGCCCGATCCTGATGACCTCGTTCGCCTTCATCCTGGGCGTCGTGCCCCTGATGCTGGCCACGGGTCCGGGGGCGGAGATGCGCCAGTCGCTGGGCACCTCGGTGTTCTCCGGCATGCTGGGCGTGACCTTCTTCGGCCTGATCTTCACGCCGGTCTTCTATGTGGTCTGCCGCTGGATCGCCCAGCGCCTACCCAAGCCGGCGGCCAAGGAGCGTACCTATCCGACCACGGGCGGCTCCACGCCGCACGACCCGGTCACCGACAACGACGGAGCCCACTGA
- a CDS encoding efflux transporter outer membrane subunit has product MRRLSRVLVLSASAAVLTACAVGPDYEKPQAVPPQGAFLGGANAAFTQAAPAGDWWRLFQAPALDALVAQALEANKDIAVASANLAQVRASLSEARAGRLPTTTASSSVRSVRQQIQPGTPPFEADVYNAGFDLNYEVDIFGRVSRNIEAVRADRDAAQAALDATRLTVAAETARAFADACAANVQIEVANRTLALQQETLGLTRSQFDNGRGTGLDISRAATQVESTRATLPPLLAAKDAALFRLAVLTGQPPAQIPVSARDCTTIPQVASAIPVGDGAGLLARRPDVRQAERRLAAATARIGVATAALYPQVTLGGNIGSTALKAGDLADDYTFSFGPLISWSFPNILATRARIKQAGAAADGALATFEQANLVALQETETALSAYARELDRRTALRRGREQSSEALRLARLRYDAGVDSFLTVLDAQRTLAALEAQLAQSEAAVTTNQIVLFKALGGGWEVASAE; this is encoded by the coding sequence ATGCGCCGCCTCTCCCGCGTGCTCGTCCTGAGCGCTTCCGCCGCCGTCCTGACCGCCTGCGCGGTCGGCCCGGACTATGAAAAGCCGCAAGCCGTGCCGCCGCAGGGCGCCTTCCTGGGCGGGGCCAACGCGGCCTTCACCCAGGCGGCTCCGGCCGGCGACTGGTGGCGGCTGTTCCAGGCCCCGGCCCTCGACGCTTTGGTCGCCCAGGCGCTCGAGGCCAACAAGGACATCGCCGTCGCCTCGGCCAACCTGGCCCAGGTCCGCGCCTCGCTCAGCGAGGCCCGCGCCGGCCGTCTGCCGACCACGACCGCGTCCAGCTCGGTACGCAGCGTGCGCCAGCAGATCCAGCCCGGCACCCCGCCCTTCGAGGCTGACGTCTACAACGCCGGCTTCGACCTGAACTACGAGGTCGACATCTTCGGCCGCGTCAGCCGCAACATCGAGGCGGTCCGCGCCGACCGGGACGCCGCCCAGGCGGCCCTGGACGCCACGCGCCTGACGGTGGCGGCCGAGACCGCGCGCGCCTTCGCCGACGCCTGCGCCGCCAATGTCCAGATCGAGGTCGCCAACCGCACCCTCGCCCTGCAGCAGGAGACGCTGGGCCTCACCCGCAGCCAGTTCGACAACGGACGCGGCACCGGCCTCGACATCTCCCGCGCCGCCACCCAGGTGGAAAGCACCCGCGCCACCCTGCCGCCCCTGCTGGCGGCCAAGGACGCGGCCCTGTTCCGCCTGGCGGTCCTGACCGGCCAGCCGCCGGCCCAGATCCCGGTCAGCGCCCGTGACTGCACGACCATCCCCCAGGTGGCCTCAGCCATCCCGGTGGGCGACGGCGCCGGCCTGCTGGCCCGGCGTCCGGACGTGCGCCAGGCCGAACGCCGCCTGGCCGCCGCCACCGCCCGCATCGGCGTGGCCACGGCCGCGCTGTATCCGCAAGTCACCTTGGGCGGCAACATCGGCTCGACGGCCCTCAAGGCCGGCGATCTTGCCGACGACTACACCTTCAGCTTCGGCCCGCTGATCTCGTGGAGCTTCCCAAACATCCTGGCCACCCGCGCCCGCATCAAGCAGGCCGGCGCGGCGGCGGACGGCGCCCTGGCGACCTTTGAACAGGCCAACCTCGTCGCCCTTCAGGAGACCGAGACCGCCCTGTCCGCCTACGCCCGCGAGCTGGATCGCCGCACGGCCCTGCGCCGCGGCCGCGAACAGAGCAGCGAGGCCCTGCGCCTGGCCCGCCTGCGCTACGACGCCGGCGTGGACAGTTTCCTGACCGTCCTCGACGCCCAGCGCACTCTCGCCGCGCTCGAGGCGCAGCTGGCCCAGTCCGAGGCCGCCGTCACCACCAACCAGATCGTCCTGTTCAAGGCGCTGGGCGGCGGCTGGGAAGTAGCTTCAGCCGAGTAA
- a CDS encoding energy transducer TonB, translating to MAEEQQEPRRHYDPLTANGGPKKKGLGAFGIGVLVAFGLHALLGVYLWKVKFEPKYKEYTDEAVKVDVIKPPPPPPPPPPPPPPTNEPPPPAKVQPRPPANVPPDVTPPPPLPIPPVKERVESPAPPVISTAPPAPAAPPRPSVITNPDWLRKPSGDDLARYYPDRAQRMEMNGRATISCQVTSKGTLESCSIVSEDPADYGFGDAAIKLSRIFRMRPKTNDGAPVEGGTVRIPIVFRVPT from the coding sequence ATGGCTGAAGAACAGCAAGAACCCAGGCGTCACTACGATCCGCTGACGGCTAACGGTGGCCCGAAGAAGAAGGGCCTCGGCGCCTTCGGTATCGGGGTACTGGTCGCTTTCGGGCTTCACGCCCTCCTCGGGGTCTACCTGTGGAAGGTGAAGTTCGAGCCGAAGTACAAGGAGTACACGGACGAAGCGGTGAAGGTGGACGTCATTAAGCCGCCACCCCCGCCGCCGCCGCCGCCTCCGCCGCCGCCGCCGACCAACGAACCGCCGCCTCCGGCCAAGGTTCAGCCGCGTCCGCCGGCAAACGTCCCTCCGGACGTCACGCCGCCGCCGCCGCTGCCGATCCCGCCGGTTAAGGAACGGGTCGAAAGCCCGGCTCCGCCGGTGATCTCGACGGCTCCGCCGGCCCCGGCGGCTCCGCCGCGGCCGTCGGTGATCACGAACCCGGACTGGCTGCGCAAGCCGAGCGGTGACGACCTGGCTCGTTACTACCCGGACCGCGCGCAGCGGATGGAAATGAACGGTCGCGCGACCATCTCGTGCCAGGTGACCTCCAAGGGCACCCTGGAGAGCTGCTCGATCGTTTCGGAAGACCCGGCCGATTACGGCTTCGGCGACGCCGCCATCAAGCTGTCCCGCATCTTCCGGATGCGTCCGAAGACCAACGACGGCGCGCCCGTCGAAGGTGGTACGGTTCGGATCCCGATCGTCTTCCGCGTCCCGACCTAG
- a CDS encoding biopolymer transporter ExbD — MGAKLSGGGGGRFNVEQNSEINVTPFVDVMLVLLIIFMVAAPLATVSVEVDLPPAVAKASQNPPKPVYISIQSNGAIYIGDFETSVDTMGEDLKKNVGRRDPTKERIYIRADKQTRYGAFMQVMNTLQDNGFYSVALIGADAAAS, encoded by the coding sequence ATGGGCGCCAAACTCTCTGGAGGGGGCGGCGGTAGGTTCAACGTCGAACAGAACAGCGAGATCAACGTCACGCCGTTCGTCGATGTGATGCTGGTTCTCCTGATCATCTTCATGGTGGCGGCTCCGCTAGCCACCGTGTCGGTGGAAGTGGACCTCCCGCCTGCGGTCGCGAAAGCGTCGCAGAACCCGCCGAAACCGGTCTACATCTCGATCCAGTCCAATGGGGCGATCTACATCGGGGACTTCGAAACCTCGGTGGATACCATGGGCGAGGATCTGAAGAAGAACGTGGGCCGTCGCGACCCGACCAAGGAGCGCATTTACATCCGTGCTGACAAGCAAACCCGCTACGGGGCTTTCATGCAGGTGATGAATACGCTTCAGGACAACGGGTTCTATAGCGTGGCGCTGATCGGCGCCGACGCGGCTGCTTCGTAG
- the exbB gene encoding tonB-system energizer ExbB, protein MLNKRLTTILGLAGAAALMAAAPALAQEAPATIAHAGKLTPVQMFLDAEPVVKVVMIGLVLASVFSWVLLISKLFEFGGLNKQSDKYLEDFRGAKTIADIGRLSSSEEYEGNPMADMAAAASSEIELSRQAGLQVSGAHRNSTLVRVQTAINAVQANLAKRLGGGMTFLASVGSAGPFIGLFGTVYGIMNSFIGIANTNTTNLAVVAPGIAEALLATGIGLFAAIPAVIFYNYFQTRISAYGTRAEGFVAELTNALSRQLDKGA, encoded by the coding sequence ATGCTCAACAAACGACTGACTACCATTCTCGGCCTCGCCGGCGCTGCGGCGCTCATGGCGGCCGCCCCGGCTCTCGCTCAGGAAGCCCCTGCGACGATCGCCCACGCCGGCAAGCTCACGCCTGTCCAGATGTTCCTTGACGCCGAACCGGTCGTTAAGGTCGTCATGATCGGCCTGGTGCTGGCTTCGGTCTTCTCGTGGGTGCTGCTGATCAGCAAGCTCTTCGAGTTCGGCGGCCTCAACAAGCAATCGGACAAGTACCTGGAAGACTTCCGCGGTGCGAAGACGATCGCCGACATCGGCCGTCTCTCTTCCTCGGAAGAGTATGAAGGCAACCCGATGGCCGACATGGCCGCCGCGGCTTCGTCGGAAATCGAACTCTCCCGTCAAGCTGGCCTTCAGGTTTCGGGCGCTCACCGCAACTCGACCCTGGTCCGCGTTCAAACCGCCATCAACGCCGTGCAAGCCAACCTGGCTAAGCGCCTCGGCGGCGGGATGACCTTCCTGGCTTCCGTCGGTTCGGCCGGTCCGTTCATCGGTCTGTTCGGCACCGTTTACGGGATCATGAACTCGTTCATCGGTATCGCGAACACCAACACGACCAACCTGGCCGTCGTCGCCCCCGGCATCGCCGAAGCGCTGCTCGCCACGGGTATCGGTCTGTTCGCCGCCATCCCGGCGGTTATCTTCTACAACTACTTCCAGACCCGCATCTCGGCCTACGGGACGCGCGCTGAAGGTTTTGTGGCTGAACTGACCAACGCTCTGTCGCGTCAGCTCGACAAGGGGGCCTAA
- a CDS encoding DNA gyrase inhibitor YacG has protein sequence MSKGCPICSKPTDPAFKPFCSKRCADVDLQRWLVGSYAVPGGRGGDEEEGASTPFSNDEE, from the coding sequence ATGAGCAAGGGCTGCCCAATCTGCTCAAAGCCGACCGATCCGGCGTTCAAGCCGTTTTGTTCGAAGCGCTGCGCGGATGTCGATCTGCAGCGCTGGCTGGTGGGAAGCTATGCCGTTCCCGGCGGTCGCGGCGGGGACGAGGAAGAGGGGGCCTCGACCCCTTTTTCCAACGACGAAGAATAA